The Pseudomonas triclosanedens genome has a window encoding:
- a CDS encoding FecR domain-containing protein: MNSEQEQALLIEQATQWLVLLRSGQASSEDWRAFAAWRARDLRHQQLCERLETTLEVFRVPLAQGVRGEQLQRTLSATGSGRRRLLQGALAGAGVMLGAGLLANRRVPLEELGADLYTATGQRQRITLDDGSELVLNARSAVDIDFNSQRRLLRLRSGEIQLRVANDRRPLLIASPLGQISSRSGRLQLRLGAERATAIALDAPLELATLAGERLQLPRRQQVRFDRYAFSAPTPLQGGEGAWVDGLLEVRGQRLGDVIDALRPYRSGVLRIDPAVAGLRVSGLFRLDDSDQALDVLARTLPIRIARRTDLWVSVGPA, encoded by the coding sequence ATGAACAGCGAACAGGAACAGGCGCTGCTCATCGAACAGGCCACCCAGTGGCTGGTGCTGTTGCGCTCCGGCCAGGCCAGCAGCGAAGACTGGCGAGCGTTCGCCGCCTGGCGTGCAAGGGACCTGCGCCACCAGCAATTGTGCGAGCGCCTGGAAACCACCCTGGAAGTGTTCCGCGTCCCGCTGGCTCAGGGAGTGCGCGGCGAACAACTGCAACGCACGCTGAGCGCCACGGGAAGCGGGCGCCGCCGCCTGCTGCAAGGGGCACTGGCCGGTGCCGGCGTGATGCTCGGCGCCGGGCTGCTGGCCAACCGTCGCGTGCCGCTGGAAGAGCTGGGCGCGGACCTCTACACCGCCACCGGCCAGCGCCAGCGCATCACCCTGGACGACGGCAGCGAACTGGTGCTCAACGCCCGCAGCGCGGTGGACATCGACTTCAATAGCCAGCGCCGGCTGCTTCGCCTGCGCAGTGGAGAAATCCAGTTGCGCGTAGCCAATGACCGCAGGCCACTGCTGATCGCCAGCCCGCTGGGGCAGATATCCAGCCGCAGCGGCCGGCTGCAATTGCGCCTGGGTGCCGAGCGCGCCACCGCCATCGCGCTGGATGCGCCGCTGGAATTGGCCACCCTGGCCGGCGAACGTCTGCAACTGCCACGCCGCCAGCAGGTACGTTTCGATCGCTATGCGTTTTCCGCGCCGACGCCACTGCAGGGCGGCGAAGGCGCCTGGGTCGACGGCCTGCTGGAAGTGCGCGGGCAACGCCTGGGAGACGTCATCGACGCCCTGCGCCCATATCGCAGCGGCGTGCTGCGAATCGATCCGGCAGTCGCCGGGCTGCGCGTCAGCGGCCTGTTCCGCCTGGACGACAGCGACCAGGCCCTGGATGTCCTCGCCCGTACCCTGCCGATCCGCATCGCGCGGCGCACCGACCTGTGGGTCAGCGTCGGGCCGGCCTGA